A genomic segment from Paramixta manurensis encodes:
- a CDS encoding DUF4043 family protein, which translates to MTTITKAQANKLLQVALFTAANRNRSFVNILTEQDAAPKQVTPDKKGPKQTSFMAPVVRVTDLTKTKGDSVDMQIIHKLSKRPTMGDKKLAGRGENLNFSDFDLGINQGRHLVDAGGKMSQQRYKHDLRAAGRTLLGTYFNDLQDQSATFHLAGARGDFIADDTIVPLASHHEFNEIMVNDVLPPTYDRHFYAGDATRFQDIDAADLFSLSTVDNMSLYLDEMAHPLQPVRLSKDELKNEDPYYALFVTPRQWNDWYTSTSGKDWQAMLSRAIQRSKGFAHPLFQGECAMWRNILVRKYSGTPVRFFTGSQVSVSNNDNAATTSIIEAPTNIDRAMLLGGQALASAWGIGDQGGFFGYHEEKVDHDNGTEISISWINGLKKIRFQQKNGRVQDHGVMVVDSAISGDRLAAR; encoded by the coding sequence ATGACCACGATTACTAAAGCCCAGGCGAATAAGCTATTACAGGTTGCGCTGTTCACGGCGGCAAACCGCAATCGCTCTTTCGTTAACATCCTTACTGAACAGGATGCAGCACCGAAACAGGTTACGCCGGATAAAAAGGGGCCGAAGCAAACAAGCTTTATGGCGCCTGTTGTCCGCGTCACCGACCTCACCAAAACCAAGGGTGATTCGGTCGATATGCAGATCATCCATAAACTTTCCAAACGTCCGACCATGGGCGATAAAAAGTTGGCTGGTCGCGGTGAGAACCTCAACTTCTCTGACTTTGATTTAGGCATCAATCAGGGGCGTCACCTGGTCGATGCGGGCGGCAAAATGTCCCAGCAGCGTTACAAACATGATTTGCGTGCGGCCGGGCGCACTCTGCTTGGCACGTACTTTAACGATTTGCAGGATCAGAGCGCGACTTTCCATCTTGCCGGAGCGCGTGGCGACTTCATTGCTGACGATACAATCGTGCCGCTGGCAAGCCACCATGAATTCAATGAAATTATGGTGAACGATGTACTGCCACCAACGTATGACCGCCATTTCTATGCTGGCGATGCAACACGTTTTCAGGACATTGATGCGGCGGATCTGTTCTCGCTGAGCACGGTGGATAACATGTCGCTGTATCTCGACGAGATGGCGCATCCACTTCAGCCTGTTCGTCTGTCTAAAGATGAACTGAAAAACGAAGACCCGTATTACGCTCTGTTTGTCACACCACGCCAGTGGAATGACTGGTACACCTCTACCAGCGGTAAAGACTGGCAGGCTATGTTGTCCCGTGCGATTCAACGTTCTAAGGGCTTCGCGCATCCATTGTTCCAGGGGGAATGTGCGATGTGGCGTAACATCCTGGTCCGTAAGTATTCCGGTACGCCGGTTCGTTTCTTTACGGGGTCGCAAGTCTCCGTATCGAACAACGACAATGCGGCAACAACCTCGATCATTGAAGCGCCAACCAATATCGACCGTGCCATGTTGCTGGGTGGTCAGGCGCTGGCCAGTGCGTGGGGCATCGGTGATCAGGGTGGCTTCTTTGGTTATCACGAAGAGAAAGTGGACCATGATAACGGCACCGAAATTTCGATTAGCTGGATTAACGGCCTGAAGAAAATCCGTTTCCAGCAAAAGAATGGCCGTGTGCAGGACCATGGTGTCATGGTTGTTGATTCCGCAATCAGCGGTGACCGTCTGGCCGCACGCTAA
- a CDS encoding portal protein → MIDVMEAEQPAKPDNRDRFSLDQLLDITADINDQPDWRTTANKACAYYDGDQLPPELVAKLKERGQPLTMHNLIAPTIDGVLGMEAKTRTDLMVIADDPTDEFEQLAEAVNAEFADACRLANINKVRSDAYAEQIKAGLSWVEVRKNADPFGQKYKASTVHRNEVYWDFHSREADLSDCRWLMRKRWLDVDEVKATFPGKASVIDMAVQEWRGFIETDLAEGFDPDLVAAYEEYQQYSNKDIEWMSSNRKRVLLQVIYYRTFARIPVMYLQNGRAIQYNKNNIMHATAVAMGRVRVEMARVSRVREAWFIGPHALVDRPCSAPQGMFPLVPFWGYRKDRNGAPYGLACRAIPAQDEVNFRRIKLTFLLQAKRVIKDADAVNLSNKQLLEEVERPDGLIELNPDRQNKTTIAQSIEIQQDFQVAQQQFQVMEESMKLIQDGMGVYSAFLGQDSSASSGVAISNLVEQGATTLAEINDNYQFACQQVGQLLLSYLLEDLTGVRNYSVIINRNDPRRRKQVMINMVTNEGMTNDISRLRAHIALAPIQQTPAYKSQLAERMSQVITGLPPQVQAAVLDMWIELLDVPNKTEFIERIRSALGTPKAPDEMTPEEQQAAAQQQQIQQQQMELQMREMAGKVSKLEAEAQRTMATAQREQALASGQRFNDAKTQAETGQILQQMEQLQNDVGALQQQLLSNIQAEIDKIPLSA, encoded by the coding sequence ATGATTGATGTGATGGAGGCTGAACAGCCAGCAAAACCTGATAACCGCGACCGGTTCTCGCTTGATCAGCTTCTGGACATCACGGCTGATATTAACGACCAGCCGGACTGGCGCACGACCGCAAATAAAGCCTGTGCGTATTATGACGGTGATCAGTTGCCTCCTGAATTGGTAGCGAAACTTAAAGAACGCGGCCAGCCGCTTACCATGCATAACTTAATTGCGCCGACGATTGATGGTGTGTTGGGTATGGAAGCCAAGACGCGTACCGACCTGATGGTTATTGCTGATGATCCCACTGATGAATTTGAACAACTGGCAGAAGCTGTAAACGCCGAATTCGCTGACGCCTGCCGTCTGGCTAACATCAACAAAGTTCGTTCGGATGCGTACGCGGAACAAATAAAGGCTGGTTTGTCCTGGGTGGAGGTGCGTAAAAATGCCGATCCGTTCGGGCAAAAATACAAGGCTTCAACAGTACACCGTAACGAGGTTTACTGGGACTTTCACAGCCGTGAAGCCGATCTCAGTGATTGCCGCTGGCTGATGCGTAAGCGCTGGCTGGACGTTGACGAAGTGAAAGCAACATTCCCCGGAAAAGCCTCTGTGATCGATATGGCAGTGCAGGAATGGCGAGGCTTTATCGAGACGGATTTAGCCGAAGGGTTTGATCCGGACTTAGTTGCAGCGTACGAGGAGTACCAACAGTACAGCAATAAAGACATTGAGTGGATGAGTTCAAACCGCAAGCGCGTATTGCTACAGGTTATTTACTATCGCACATTTGCGCGTATCCCGGTTATGTACCTGCAAAATGGCCGGGCTATTCAGTACAACAAGAACAACATCATGCATGCAACTGCCGTGGCAATGGGGCGGGTGCGTGTTGAAATGGCGCGTGTGAGCCGCGTTCGTGAAGCATGGTTCATCGGTCCCCACGCACTGGTTGATCGTCCTTGCTCGGCGCCGCAAGGTATGTTTCCGCTCGTCCCTTTCTGGGGCTACAGAAAAGACCGGAACGGGGCGCCGTACGGTCTGGCATGCCGTGCAATACCCGCGCAGGATGAAGTTAACTTCCGACGCATCAAACTAACGTTTCTACTCCAGGCTAAGCGCGTTATCAAGGATGCCGATGCGGTCAATCTGAGCAACAAGCAGTTACTGGAGGAAGTGGAGCGACCGGACGGGCTTATCGAACTGAACCCCGATCGTCAAAACAAAACCACCATCGCACAGTCGATCGAAATCCAGCAGGATTTCCAAGTTGCACAGCAGCAGTTTCAGGTCATGGAAGAGTCGATGAAACTCATCCAGGACGGTATGGGCGTCTATTCTGCATTCCTGGGCCAGGACTCCAGCGCGTCTTCCGGTGTGGCAATTAGCAATCTGGTTGAACAGGGGGCGACAACGCTGGCGGAAATTAACGACAACTATCAGTTTGCCTGCCAGCAGGTAGGCCAGTTGCTGCTTTCTTATTTGCTTGAGGACTTAACAGGCGTCCGAAATTATTCGGTCATTATCAACCGGAATGATCCGCGTCGCCGTAAGCAGGTCATGATCAATATGGTGACGAATGAGGGCATGACTAATGATATTTCACGCCTTCGTGCTCACATTGCGCTGGCACCTATCCAGCAAACTCCGGCGTATAAATCGCAACTTGCTGAACGCATGTCGCAGGTCATAACAGGCTTGCCGCCGCAGGTACAGGCAGCGGTACTTGATATGTGGATTGAGTTGCTTGATGTACCTAATAAAACTGAGTTCATCGAACGTATTCGTAGTGCGCTGGGTACGCCAAAAGCCCCGGATGAAATGACGCCGGAAGAGCAGCAGGCAGCGGCACAGCAACAACAGATTCAGCAGCAACAAATGGAGCTACAGATGCGCGAGATGGCTGGCAAAGTTTCCAAGCTGGAGGCTGAAGCACAGCGCACGATGGCAACGGCACAGCGGGAACAGGCTCTTGCATCTGGTCAGCGTTTTAATGATGCGAAGACGCAGGCGGAAACAGGGCAAATTTTGCAGCAGATGGAGCAATTACAGAATGACGTTGGAGCGTTACAACAGCAGCTATTAAGTAATATTCAGGCTGAGATAGATAAAATTCCTCTTTCTGCTTAA
- a CDS encoding terminase, whose translation MTEAQQRLFIAAKLSNPWWRLNNLYKVENESGELVTFHMRPAQRKLFESMHQKNIILKARQLGFSTAIDIYLLDQALFNKNIKCGIVAQDKQAAGEIFRTKIAVPFDNLPGWLRSTFKITERRSGANGGYILFAHGSSIQVATSFRSGTVQRLHISEHGKICAKYPAKAKEVRTGTLNAVHAESIVFIESTAEGVGGDFHGMSTRAMELQKSGIGLTKQDFAFHFYAWWMDPKYVAPVPAGGLVLSKYHQEYFAAVEMSMDITLTDQQMQWYIRKEIEQQEEMKQEFPSTPQEAFLTSGRRVFSPIPTMRAEGRCIPPLIVYDIDPVTGNKTKAQSLRHAGKDELQRAVVNHLLVWELPDPDEDYAIGADVAEGLEHGDRSSFDIVKRSNGDQVAHWYGHLDAELYAMLLAHVGRMYNNAFVGPERNNHGHAVLQKLREIYPPRYIYSEQHIDHVNDDETKKLGWLTTRQSKPIMIEGLKTLLRDDISGIRWSGTISEMTTYVYDKKGSMNAQEGCFDDQVMSYALAQEMRARMPARPRHEPIKRDPQHWMAH comes from the coding sequence ATGACAGAGGCGCAGCAACGCCTTTTTATTGCAGCGAAACTGAGTAACCCGTGGTGGCGTCTGAATAATCTCTACAAGGTAGAGAACGAGAGCGGTGAACTGGTTACGTTCCATATGCGTCCGGCACAGCGCAAGCTGTTTGAAAGCATGCATCAGAAAAATATTATTCTGAAGGCACGTCAGCTTGGGTTCTCGACAGCAATTGATATTTACCTTCTCGACCAGGCGTTATTTAACAAAAATATTAAATGCGGGATTGTGGCGCAGGATAAACAGGCCGCAGGCGAAATCTTCCGTACAAAGATTGCCGTACCATTCGATAACCTTCCCGGCTGGCTCCGCTCGACATTTAAAATAACTGAGCGGCGTAGCGGGGCGAACGGCGGTTATATCCTCTTTGCACATGGCAGCAGTATTCAGGTGGCGACTTCCTTTCGCTCGGGAACAGTCCAGCGCCTGCATATTTCTGAGCACGGCAAGATTTGCGCGAAATATCCGGCAAAAGCGAAAGAGGTACGAACCGGTACGCTTAACGCCGTGCATGCAGAGAGCATCGTGTTCATTGAATCGACAGCGGAAGGCGTTGGTGGTGACTTCCATGGCATGAGCACGCGCGCCATGGAATTGCAAAAATCAGGCATCGGATTAACCAAACAGGATTTCGCATTTCATTTCTATGCCTGGTGGATGGACCCGAAATACGTTGCGCCTGTTCCGGCTGGCGGTCTGGTGCTCAGCAAATATCATCAGGAATACTTCGCGGCTGTTGAGATGTCGATGGACATTACCCTGACCGATCAACAAATGCAGTGGTATATCCGTAAAGAAATTGAGCAGCAGGAGGAAATGAAACAGGAGTTTCCTAGCACGCCGCAGGAAGCCTTCCTGACATCCGGGCGCCGGGTATTTTCTCCAATACCCACCATGCGCGCGGAAGGGCGTTGCATTCCTCCGCTGATTGTTTATGACATTGACCCGGTCACAGGCAACAAAACAAAAGCGCAATCACTGCGTCATGCCGGAAAGGATGAGCTACAGCGCGCGGTAGTGAATCACTTGCTGGTGTGGGAGTTGCCCGACCCTGATGAGGACTACGCGATTGGCGCGGACGTCGCCGAAGGGCTGGAGCATGGCGACCGGAGTTCGTTCGACATCGTTAAACGCAGCAATGGCGATCAGGTTGCGCACTGGTACGGGCATCTTGATGCCGAGCTTTACGCGATGCTACTGGCCCATGTGGGGCGAATGTATAACAACGCATTCGTTGGCCCGGAGCGTAATAACCACGGTCATGCGGTACTGCAAAAGCTGCGTGAGATATATCCCCCTCGCTATATCTATTCCGAGCAACATATTGATCACGTCAATGATGATGAGACCAAAAAGCTTGGCTGGCTGACGACCCGGCAAAGCAAGCCGATCATGATTGAGGGATTAAAAACACTTCTGCGCGACGATATATCCGGTATCCGCTGGTCAGGAACTATTTCAGAAATGACGACCTACGTTTACGACAAGAAAGGCAGCATGAATGCACAGGAAGGTTGTTTCGATGACCAGGTAATGAGTTATGCGTTGGCGCAGGAGATGCGCGCACGCATGCCAGCGCGCCCACGACATGAACCGATTAAACGTGACCCACAACACTGGATGGCCCACTAA
- a CDS encoding terminase encodes MAKHDWKALQEEFLREHAATGITAQEWCERRGLKYQSARRYIKPRAAQNAQENMRKSAQRSNSAQNCAKGDGSGANNNCDADNTNDNNGSDPQQDAKLNGRDKKGRFTEGNPGNPNAVSPFVPGHKYSQKHSAYAKYLDADELFEAVADSDLHDELIFTRARALSVTKTMKRIMEDLKNAESVEQRIELYDKLLKAEQGLDRNVARIESIERTLSSLALNAIQIPRLSEDTHRIKAATSKLKAETEKLTAESRDVTTPLSDVVSDIQGMNDNGMLSQ; translated from the coding sequence GTGGCTAAACATGACTGGAAAGCGCTACAGGAAGAGTTCCTGCGTGAACATGCTGCAACGGGAATCACAGCACAGGAATGGTGTGAGCGTCGGGGACTCAAATACCAGTCAGCACGCCGTTACATTAAACCGAGAGCTGCGCAAAATGCACAAGAGAATATGCGCAAAAGTGCGCAGCGCAGTAACAGTGCGCAAAACTGCGCAAAGGGCGATGGTTCCGGCGCAAATAATAATTGTGATGCAGATAACACGAACGACAACAACGGTAGCGATCCGCAGCAGGATGCGAAATTAAACGGGCGGGATAAAAAGGGCCGATTCACTGAGGGCAATCCCGGTAATCCTAATGCCGTTAGTCCTTTCGTTCCCGGCCATAAGTACAGCCAGAAACATTCTGCATATGCGAAGTATCTCGATGCAGATGAACTTTTCGAAGCGGTCGCAGACTCTGATTTGCATGACGAGCTAATTTTTACCCGTGCTCGCGCGTTATCTGTCACGAAGACCATGAAGCGGATCATGGAAGATTTAAAGAATGCTGAGAGCGTGGAGCAGCGAATAGAGCTTTATGACAAATTACTGAAGGCTGAGCAGGGCTTAGATCGTAACGTCGCACGTATTGAATCCATCGAACGAACGCTAAGCAGCCTGGCTCTTAATGCCATTCAGATTCCCCGACTCAGCGAAGACACTCATCGCATCAAAGCAGCCACGTCAAAACTGAAGGCCGAGACAGAAAAACTCACGGCAGAAAGCCGCGATGTCACAACGCCATTATCTGATGTGGTTTCTGATATTCAGGGCATGAACGATAACGGGATGTTATCGCAATGA
- a CDS encoding Gp49 family protein, which produces MTDKDIEAEIIAKGLTAPRITPAHIEAIQVSGQYHRFPGTTVIVCCITLANGFNVTGVSACASPENFDEEIGRKIALQNAVNEIWKLEGYLLRQKLHDATPASGCSQSLSEDNA; this is translated from the coding sequence ATGACCGATAAAGATATTGAAGCGGAAATTATCGCTAAGGGATTAACCGCCCCACGCATCACGCCTGCCCACATTGAGGCCATTCAGGTTAGCGGCCAGTATCACCGATTCCCCGGTACCACGGTAATCGTCTGCTGCATCACTCTCGCCAATGGTTTTAATGTTACTGGCGTTAGTGCCTGCGCCAGTCCCGAGAACTTTGACGAAGAGATAGGCCGCAAAATTGCTTTGCAGAATGCCGTCAACGAAATCTGGAAACTGGAAGGTTATCTACTGCGCCAGAAACTCCATGATGCGACACCAGCGTCCGGATGCAGTCAGTCCTTGTCAGAAGATAACGCCTGA
- a CDS encoding DUF2829 domain-containing protein gives MNFGQAIGALKAGKAVGREGWNGKGMFIFLKKGSHDAAIVQAHINGVVSELFEKGDEGTVVRMPCICMKAADGSTVEGWLASQTDMLADDWQDAERSA, from the coding sequence ATGAATTTTGGTCAGGCAATTGGTGCTCTAAAAGCAGGAAAAGCGGTAGGGCGGGAAGGATGGAACGGTAAGGGCATGTTCATCTTCCTGAAGAAGGGAAGCCATGATGCCGCGATCGTCCAGGCTCACATCAACGGGGTGGTATCGGAGTTGTTTGAGAAAGGAGACGAAGGAACAGTAGTGCGCATGCCGTGTATTTGCATGAAAGCGGCGGACGGCTCAACAGTGGAGGGATGGCTGGCTTCACAAACCGACATGCTGGCTGATGACTGGCAAGATGCTGAGCGATCAGCATAG
- a CDS encoding lysozyme, producing the protein MAANYKGKLSAAVLTLILAGAPSSVILDQFLKEKEGRSLVAYSDAGNVWTICGGVTRVNGKPVVQGMRLTEAQCDQIDRAEQAKALAWVDRNVHVPLTGPQKAGIASFCPWNIGPGNCLPSTFYRKLNAGDRTGACAAIKTWIYDRKRDCRIRSNNCFGQVVRREQESELTCFGLNLVKK; encoded by the coding sequence ATGGCAGCAAACTACAAAGGAAAACTCAGTGCTGCTGTACTGACACTGATACTCGCCGGGGCGCCCTCATCAGTAATTCTCGACCAGTTTCTGAAAGAAAAAGAAGGGCGAAGCCTGGTTGCATACAGTGATGCGGGCAACGTATGGACGATTTGCGGTGGTGTGACGCGCGTTAATGGCAAGCCCGTTGTTCAGGGGATGCGGCTTACCGAAGCGCAGTGTGACCAGATAGACCGTGCAGAGCAGGCAAAGGCGCTGGCCTGGGTTGACCGCAATGTGCATGTGCCCCTGACCGGGCCACAAAAAGCGGGCATCGCGTCATTCTGCCCGTGGAATATCGGTCCCGGTAACTGCCTCCCGTCCACCTTTTACCGAAAGCTTAATGCAGGCGATCGTACCGGCGCGTGTGCGGCCATCAAAACATGGATTTATGACCGCAAAAGGGACTGCCGTATACGTTCAAACAACTGCTTTGGTCAGGTTGTGCGAAGAGAGCAGGAAAGTGAATTAACCTGTTTTGGCCTTAATTTGGTTAAAAAGTAA
- a CDS encoding TIGR02642 family protein, with amino-acid sequence MTKAIEQIIRMHDPRCLSAESSSAGRGKSPISRDQIIGAMAATQREHPVGYDILLTKYRADYLAEQRLRAAVSEWLHERPHPERAIAACNFATSMVLGRNLPAQCDRIAALMRKYSPKALMTRKTLDAIEGQRKHLELQRLSLGDSDVRYAASVAECADLTARITAIRGELRAWSSREATKTCLCPRCRGTGSVSKPHPAQCDECGGRGSIPPTMELMRKSMKSTGAEVRSAVWAADYAPVVEACQRWLYIEESSAEIFLSERLRNEIQPAA; translated from the coding sequence ATGACCAAAGCTATTGAGCAAATTATCCGTATGCATGATCCGCGCTGCCTTAGCGCGGAATCTTCTTCCGCCGGGCGCGGAAAATCACCTATATCACGAGACCAAATAATAGGGGCTATGGCTGCAACACAGCGTGAGCATCCTGTTGGCTATGACATCCTGCTAACAAAATACCGTGCTGATTATCTTGCTGAACAGCGTTTGCGTGCCGCTGTCAGTGAATGGTTGCATGAGCGACCACATCCCGAACGCGCTATTGCCGCCTGCAATTTCGCTACCAGCATGGTTCTTGGTCGCAATCTTCCGGCTCAGTGTGACCGTATCGCCGCATTGATGCGTAAGTACAGCCCGAAGGCGCTAATGACGCGTAAAACTCTGGATGCTATTGAAGGGCAAAGAAAGCATCTGGAATTGCAGCGCCTCTCTCTTGGCGACAGCGATGTGCGTTATGCTGCCAGTGTTGCAGAATGCGCAGACTTAACGGCGCGCATAACGGCAATCCGGGGAGAGTTAAGGGCATGGTCGTCTCGTGAGGCAACTAAAACCTGCCTTTGCCCGCGTTGTCGGGGAACCGGTTCAGTGAGTAAGCCACATCCGGCACAGTGCGACGAGTGCGGCGGGCGGGGCTCTATACCGCCCACAATGGAGCTAATGCGCAAATCAATGAAAAGCACAGGGGCTGAGGTCAGAAGCGCAGTCTGGGCGGCGGATTATGCCCCTGTGGTTGAAGCCTGCCAGCGCTGGTTATATATCGAAGAAAGCTCAGCGGAAATATTTTTATCTGAACGTCTGCGCAATGAGATTCAACCAGCCGCTTAA
- a CDS encoding VRR-NUC domain-containing protein: MLNSVDAVDLIGTKAKLEVRGGKVRKVPHQAETEEQAALIEWADKTVIDGICIGDYLIHIPNEGKRGPKAARDAKRLGLRPGVPDLFLALPRGKYAGLWIEMKSKDGKLSELQIKWISKLMTASYRVSISFGCISAKETIIEYIKNNGW, encoded by the coding sequence TTGCTTAATTCGGTAGACGCGGTAGATTTAATCGGAACAAAAGCCAAACTGGAAGTTCGCGGCGGTAAGGTTAGAAAGGTTCCTCATCAGGCAGAAACCGAGGAACAGGCCGCGTTAATCGAGTGGGCGGATAAAACAGTTATTGATGGTATTTGTATTGGCGACTATCTGATACACATTCCTAACGAGGGAAAGCGGGGACCGAAAGCGGCGCGCGATGCTAAGCGGCTTGGCCTTCGGCCCGGTGTGCCGGATCTGTTTCTGGCCCTGCCGCGTGGTAAATATGCAGGGTTGTGGATTGAAATGAAGTCTAAGGATGGAAAGCTTTCAGAGTTGCAAATAAAATGGATTAGTAAACTTATGACGGCTTCCTATAGAGTTTCGATTTCTTTTGGTTGCATATCAGCAAAAGAAACGATAATAGAATATATTAAAAATAATGGATGGTAA
- a CDS encoding DUF1364 domain-containing protein, giving the protein MKAPALRSKYLTDSARGRQCTLQIPGICNFNRETVVLCHLPSLTHGMAYKSDDFWAVFGCSDCHDVIDGRTPYDWRPGEREEIYLQALHATQRVWFEEELLTAKGGRFA; this is encoded by the coding sequence ATGAAAGCCCCTGCGTTACGTTCGAAGTATTTAACTGACTCAGCGCGGGGGCGCCAGTGCACGCTCCAGATACCGGGGATATGTAATTTCAATCGGGAAACGGTAGTGCTTTGTCATTTGCCGAGCTTAACGCATGGCATGGCTTATAAGTCTGATGACTTTTGGGCTGTGTTTGGTTGTTCTGATTGCCATGATGTTATCGACGGTCGCACTCCTTATGACTGGCGTCCCGGCGAACGGGAGGAAATTTATCTTCAGGCGTTACATGCCACTCAGAGGGTATGGTTTGAAGAAGAATTGCTCACAGCGAAAGGAGGGCGATTTGCTTAA
- a CDS encoding DUF1367 family protein, protein MSVATAKSSRKHKTEALGVLLPGGGIKYCTDHDREIMKGVPVGTPIAMSPVGDRRNIKHHRKFWKLIELGISYWVPDWQFVSRPEEWIAHEVAKVVAQQSQMPELYDNVTKGIAELVLEKIARQRRDRFDAEAVKSTDAYLNHVMIKAGFYDLAPNPDGGTLKQRWSIAFANMDQGKFDEVYRGVAGVIWNETLSQHFADPAEMESAINKLMEY, encoded by the coding sequence ATGAGCGTTGCTACTGCTAAGTCATCCCGTAAGCACAAAACCGAGGCGCTTGGCGTGCTTCTGCCCGGCGGGGGAATTAAATACTGTACCGACCATGACCGGGAAATCATGAAAGGTGTGCCGGTTGGCACACCAATCGCAATGTCTCCGGTCGGTGACCGCCGCAACATCAAGCATCATCGCAAATTCTGGAAGTTGATTGAGTTGGGTATATCGTATTGGGTGCCTGACTGGCAGTTTGTCAGCCGTCCGGAAGAGTGGATTGCGCATGAAGTGGCTAAAGTCGTCGCTCAGCAATCCCAAATGCCAGAGTTATACGACAACGTCACGAAAGGTATTGCGGAACTGGTACTGGAGAAAATCGCCCGCCAGCGTAGGGATCGTTTCGACGCGGAGGCGGTTAAATCAACTGATGCATATCTCAACCACGTAATGATCAAGGCAGGCTTTTATGACCTGGCGCCTAATCCCGACGGTGGAACACTAAAACAGCGATGGTCTATTGCATTCGCAAATATGGATCAGGGTAAGTTTGATGAGGTTTATCGCGGCGTCGCCGGGGTTATCTGGAATGAAACATTAAGCCAGCACTTTGCCGATCCGGCAGAGATGGAAAGCGCTATTAATAAACTTATGGAGTATTGA
- a CDS encoding phage N-6-adenine-methyltransferase → MNPYVEALQALKARPTHELKEIGDQWRSPDRLWWGINAMFGPFVLDLFADTDNAKCEAFYTAEENALTQNWSARLKELNGAGYANPPYSRASQYGEQYITGMRHIISYAMKMRDAGGRYVFLIKAATSEIWWPEEADHVSFIRGRVSFDLPQWYRPAPGQPTSSSAGFAAAIAVFDKTWRGPAMDYVSRDHLEARGAAFIAQIRKAAANMSGVAA, encoded by the coding sequence GTGAACCCATATGTTGAAGCATTGCAGGCACTAAAAGCCAGGCCCACACACGAACTTAAAGAAATAGGCGATCAGTGGCGCTCTCCCGATAGACTTTGGTGGGGTATTAATGCCATGTTCGGCCCGTTTGTTCTGGATCTGTTTGCCGACACGGACAATGCAAAGTGCGAGGCATTTTATACTGCTGAGGAGAATGCGCTCACGCAAAACTGGTCCGCACGACTGAAAGAGTTGAACGGCGCTGGCTACGCGAATCCGCCCTATAGCCGTGCCAGTCAGTACGGGGAACAGTACATTACCGGCATGCGGCACATCATTAGCTATGCGATGAAAATGCGTGACGCTGGCGGGCGCTACGTATTCCTGATTAAAGCTGCGACAAGTGAAATTTGGTGGCCTGAAGAGGCCGACCATGTCTCCTTTATTCGCGGGCGAGTCAGTTTTGATTTGCCACAATGGTACCGGCCAGCGCCGGGCCAGCCTACATCATCCTCCGCAGGTTTTGCGGCTGCGATAGCCGTGTTCGATAAAACGTGGCGCGGTCCTGCAATGGATTATGTAAGCCGGGACCATTTAGAGGCCCGTGGCGCTGCGTTTATTGCTCAAATCAGAAAGGCGGCGGCAAACATGTCGGGGGTGGCAGCGTGA
- a CDS encoding DNA translocase FtsK: MAKADNTANPDTEGDNDPLYEQAVKFVVERNRATISGIQREFRIGYNRGARLIELMEVRGVVSALLPDGSRNVLAVAEGA; the protein is encoded by the coding sequence GTGGCTAAAGCTGACAATACAGCCAATCCAGATACCGAAGGCGATAACGATCCGCTCTATGAGCAGGCAGTTAAATTTGTCGTGGAAAGGAACCGGGCGACAATTTCAGGTATCCAGCGTGAGTTTCGCATCGGATATAACCGGGGCGCCCGGTTAATTGAGTTGATGGAGGTGCGGGGCGTCGTATCTGCGCTTTTACCGGATGGTTCACGAAACGTTCTGGCTGTTGCGGAGGGTGCGTGA